In Paenibacillus phoenicis, one genomic interval encodes:
- a CDS encoding response regulator translates to MEINVLLVDDEAVDLEWLRRRVQGSGLNLQVAATANNGFNALKAMEQERIDLILSDIRMPIMSGIEFARKAKAIQPSVKIVFISGHEDFEYAKEAIKISASAYLLKPVEDQELYKMLGELCAAIERERDQDRTFTEALTLVNEELLLRWLNEISPEQVEGHIRGYLHTLFKTGTAAALVEIDDLEWKTGDMPEEERRKQIQKVMAFIRHFTTEMKLGTFIVSQPTRFLLLASVPETTFLELLEELIRAVRGISPFSVTVGVGSFARDEETLRSSYRQAQAALSAKWLVGKDRLIHESRVYPGESRFAGARTDEILQRMLKAILNYDLVTIDDCLLELFYQGSPLAQKNDVYDLIIRITTQLHADLREINENLYELLKWDTHQPVLLFQFETIHDITSWLRKRFFELSELLYVKKQKQKRKLIQDIMAYVESNLEQKMTLKDVAARFDFTPNYLGFLFKEETGRHFSDYLNELKTKRICELLTDPTLKIYEIAERMGYKNIIYFNRQFKQATGMTPGEYRKTHKI, encoded by the coding sequence ATGGAGATTAACGTATTACTTGTCGACGACGAGGCGGTAGACCTCGAGTGGCTGCGCCGCAGAGTGCAGGGCAGCGGACTGAACCTGCAGGTGGCGGCAACAGCCAATAACGGCTTTAATGCGCTTAAGGCGATGGAGCAGGAGCGGATCGATCTGATTCTGTCCGATATCCGCATGCCCATCATGTCGGGCATTGAATTCGCCCGTAAGGCCAAGGCGATCCAGCCAAGTGTCAAAATCGTATTTATCAGCGGGCACGAAGACTTTGAGTACGCCAAGGAAGCGATCAAGATCAGCGCGTCGGCTTACTTGCTGAAGCCCGTGGAAGATCAGGAGCTTTATAAAATGCTGGGTGAGCTGTGCGCGGCGATCGAGCGAGAACGGGATCAGGACCGCACGTTTACGGAGGCGCTGACGCTTGTCAACGAGGAGTTGCTGCTGCGTTGGCTGAACGAGATCTCCCCGGAGCAGGTGGAGGGGCATATTCGCGGATATTTGCACACCCTGTTTAAAACGGGAACGGCGGCAGCCCTCGTCGAAATCGACGACCTGGAATGGAAGACCGGCGATATGCCGGAGGAGGAGCGACGCAAGCAAATTCAGAAGGTGATGGCGTTTATCCGGCATTTTACCACGGAGATGAAGCTGGGAACGTTTATCGTCAGCCAACCGACACGGTTTCTATTGCTGGCGTCCGTACCTGAAACGACGTTCCTCGAGCTGCTGGAGGAGCTGATCCGGGCGGTCCGGGGGATTTCCCCGTTCTCCGTGACGGTTGGGGTTGGCAGCTTCGCGCGGGATGAAGAGACGCTGCGGTCGTCCTATCGCCAAGCTCAGGCGGCGCTTAGCGCCAAGTGGCTGGTTGGCAAGGACCGGCTGATCCATGAAAGCCGGGTGTATCCAGGTGAAAGCCGGTTTGCCGGCGCTCGGACGGACGAGATCCTCCAGCGGATGTTGAAGGCTATTCTCAACTATGATCTCGTAACGATTGACGACTGCTTGCTGGAGCTGTTTTATCAAGGTTCCCCGCTGGCTCAGAAAAACGATGTGTACGATCTCATCATCCGCATCACCACCCAGCTGCATGCCGATCTGCGCGAAATTAACGAAAATCTGTATGAGCTGTTGAAGTGGGATACGCACCAGCCGGTGCTGCTGTTCCAGTTCGAAACGATCCACGATATCACGTCTTGGCTGCGAAAACGGTTCTTTGAGTTGTCCGAGCTGTTGTACGTCAAGAAGCAGAAGCAGAAACGCAAGCTGATTCAAGATATTATGGCATATGTCGAGAGCAATCTTGAGCAAAAAATGACGCTGAAAGACGTCGCCGCCCGCTTCGATTTTACGCCAAACTACCTCGGCTTTTTGTTTAAGGAAGAAACGGGCCGGCATTTCAGCGACTACTTGAACGAGCTTAAGACGAAGCGTATCTGCGAGCTGCTGACCGATCCCACATTGAAGATTTATGAAATCGCCGAGCGGATGGGCTATAAAAATATCATTTATTTCAACCGGCAATTCAAACAGGCCACCGGGATGACGCCCGGAGAATATCGCAAAACTCATAAGATCTGA
- a CDS encoding glycoside hydrolase family 43 protein, with amino-acid sequence MENQTFVNPILSNGADPWVIRHPDGSYYMMVTLGDRIALWHSPTLSGLGNVQPKTVWTPEPNGPYSFNLWAPELHLIDGRWYIYYTANDGGGDATRRICVLELAGDDPMNDEWQFKSVVNTEFPGLDGTVIQHQGELYFFYSGYGHFPDYGSAVYAARMTNPWTLTGPNVLITAPTEPWEKQGGMAINEGPVLLRRNGWIFLVFSASATWSDDYCLGITRIPETADLLDANSWIKEDGPVFAKNPSAGVYAPGHNSFTVSPDGSEDWIVYHAYDYSEAEQPRSAGSPRSTRLQKFGWKANGMPDFGVPVGTGVPIPRPAGE; translated from the coding sequence ATGGAGAATCAAACGTTTGTTAATCCGATCCTGTCAAATGGTGCGGATCCTTGGGTCATTCGGCATCCTGATGGAAGCTATTACATGATGGTGACCTTGGGCGACCGCATCGCTCTTTGGCACAGTCCAACCTTGAGCGGACTTGGGAATGTTCAACCGAAGACCGTGTGGACGCCTGAGCCAAACGGCCCCTATTCCTTCAATCTGTGGGCGCCGGAACTGCATCTCATCGATGGACGCTGGTATATCTACTATACAGCTAATGACGGCGGCGGGGACGCAACGCGACGCATCTGCGTGCTTGAACTTGCGGGCGATGATCCGATGAACGATGAGTGGCAGTTTAAAAGCGTGGTGAACACGGAGTTCCCAGGGTTAGACGGAACTGTCATCCAACATCAAGGGGAGTTGTATTTCTTTTATTCCGGTTATGGCCATTTTCCGGATTACGGCTCAGCGGTTTACGCTGCTCGAATGACCAATCCTTGGACGTTAACCGGTCCAAACGTGCTGATTACAGCCCCAACGGAGCCGTGGGAGAAGCAAGGCGGGATGGCGATTAACGAAGGCCCTGTCTTGTTGCGGCGCAACGGTTGGATCTTCCTTGTCTTCTCGGCGAGCGCAACGTGGTCGGATGATTACTGTTTAGGCATAACGCGAATCCCGGAGACCGCAGATCTGCTTGATGCGAACTCCTGGATCAAGGAAGACGGCCCGGTCTTTGCAAAAAATCCTTCCGCCGGGGTCTATGCCCCGGGGCATAACAGCTTTACCGTATCTCCCGACGGCTCCGAGGATTGGATCGTTTACCATGCGTACGATTACTCGGAAGCCGAGCAACCCCGCTCCGCTGGTTCTCCCCGCAGCACAAGACTCCAAAAATTTGGTTGGAAAGCAAACGGAATGCCGGATTTCGGGGTTCCTGTCGGCACGGGGGTGCCGATCCCGCGGCCTGCCGGAGAATAA
- a CDS encoding ABC transporter substrate-binding protein, producing the protein MKLKKKTTFLVAMVLALMTLLSACGGGNNNAGSANTPDDAASNNAAASNNASANTATPGAVDTSQEVTLKLLMIGSKPADYDEVYGELNKLLKEKINATVETEFLDWADWTQKYPLKFAANEDFDIAYTANWAFYNDQVLKGGFLELTEEMLRTYAPKTWEAMPQASWDQAKVNGKLYMVPNNNQEVTDKVVLIREDLRKKYNLEPVNSPETYAAYLKTIGAGEKGISPFGAKPADGWKWHELDQILLEQQNEWNLVDYNFPLAYKLDDATGKVFNVYDTPEFTELIKYYKDLADNNGWSKNIVSNKNDVFQDIKAGKTSSYAQNLGTISSNVGEIRRDKPEMEVTVADLTPDKKKIGAISTQNGLAIHATSKNVERSLMLIDLLQNDKEIHDLTMYGIAGKHYEPVGDDKYNPGPSFNNYNLSGYSVWGWNSLLNRTDASYPEEGNQMLADWQSKVYHFPLETFVFDDTKVKNEVANVGNVMLRYAIPLEYGLIKDLEKGQADLNKQLKAAGLDKIQQELQSQIDAFLAAQGQ; encoded by the coding sequence ATGAAACTGAAGAAGAAAACAACGTTTCTTGTGGCTATGGTGCTGGCGTTAATGACTTTGCTATCCGCTTGCGGCGGCGGGAACAATAACGCAGGCAGCGCCAACACCCCGGACGACGCAGCTTCAAATAACGCAGCAGCTTCGAACAATGCGTCGGCCAATACGGCAACCCCTGGGGCAGTGGATACGTCTCAAGAAGTTACGCTGAAGCTGTTGATGATCGGCAGCAAACCGGCGGATTATGACGAGGTATACGGCGAGCTGAACAAGCTGCTGAAAGAGAAAATTAACGCAACCGTTGAGACCGAATTTTTGGATTGGGCCGACTGGACCCAGAAATACCCATTGAAATTTGCAGCTAACGAGGATTTTGACATCGCTTACACCGCGAACTGGGCTTTCTACAATGACCAGGTGTTAAAGGGTGGATTCCTTGAGCTGACCGAGGAAATGCTCCGGACTTACGCACCGAAGACCTGGGAAGCGATGCCGCAAGCCTCCTGGGATCAAGCAAAAGTGAACGGCAAGCTGTACATGGTGCCAAACAACAACCAGGAAGTGACCGACAAGGTTGTCCTGATTCGCGAAGACCTGCGCAAGAAGTACAATCTCGAACCGGTGAACAGCCCGGAAACCTATGCCGCTTATTTGAAAACGATTGGGGCGGGCGAGAAAGGCATCAGCCCGTTTGGTGCGAAACCGGCAGACGGCTGGAAATGGCATGAGCTGGATCAAATTTTGCTGGAGCAACAAAATGAATGGAACCTGGTGGATTACAACTTCCCGCTGGCTTACAAATTGGACGATGCGACGGGGAAAGTGTTCAACGTGTACGATACGCCGGAGTTTACCGAACTGATCAAATATTATAAGGACTTGGCTGATAACAACGGCTGGTCGAAGAACATCGTGAGCAACAAAAACGACGTGTTCCAGGACATCAAAGCGGGCAAAACGTCCTCGTATGCACAAAACCTGGGGACGATCTCCAGCAACGTTGGCGAAATCCGCCGCGACAAGCCGGAGATGGAAGTCACCGTTGCCGATTTGACGCCGGATAAGAAAAAAATCGGCGCGATTTCCACGCAAAACGGATTGGCGATTCATGCCACGTCTAAAAACGTCGAACGTTCGCTGATGCTGATTGACCTGCTGCAGAACGATAAGGAAATCCATGATCTGACGATGTACGGCATCGCCGGCAAGCACTACGAGCCGGTTGGCGATGACAAATACAATCCGGGACCAAGCTTCAACAACTATAACCTGTCGGGCTACTCCGTATGGGGCTGGAACTCACTGCTGAACCGCACCGACGCTTCCTATCCGGAAGAAGGCAATCAAATGTTGGCGGATTGGCAGTCTAAAGTTTATCACTTCCCGCTGGAAACCTTCGTCTTTGACGACACCAAGGTGAAGAACGAAGTAGCGAACGTAGGTAACGTCATGCTGCGTTATGCAATCCCGCTGGAATACGGCCTGATCAAGGACTTGGAGAAAGGCCAAGCCGACCTGAACAAACAGTTGAAGGCGGCCGGTCTGGATAAGATTCAACAAGAGCTGCAGAGCCAAATCGACGCATTCCTTGCCGCCCAAGGCCAATAA
- a CDS encoding sensor histidine kinase, translated as MKKYIPFTYKMLIPYLLLVLLTDVIIGYVSYAMLTESRTEMAETNIRTGMEQARNNIRYQMDEIQRMSDTLFGNLAFQRALQTKGEPYDIYLVMLDEIVPQITAPLKLFGNHIRLMLYTLNSDLYIVSGDNLEEPIHRSDYYILPFEDIQDSAWYQEFKDSERDNIWLQIDTDQRLGNISHIRRLVSYSGNMTVIGYVRITASLDDLFGDFSTFPVEQGITVRLIDAASDGALLYQRGNAEMGAQPSKYLSLHESIPGSDFVIEALVPKDYLTKDAGRLQRVIFTVCGISFIGMAFIGYIVARLSGRKMKRIVWLVRSFQEGNFQKRIRFSGNDEFVHIADAFNVMAANIQGLINSVYVQGIQKKQAELEALQAQINPHFLYNTLSTISSLANLGETAKVTEMVQGLSRFYRLTLNQGNVFTPLENELMQVETYLDIQRVKYAGAFSVHFDVDPELLQVQVMKLILQPFVENTFKHAWFGESIAIVIKGKRQGDNLELKVIDNGIGMRPETVQRLLIGPSQSGGYGVKNVDERIKLRYGDKYGIRIASIYGGGTTVQIVLPVNPGELPAME; from the coding sequence ATGAAAAAATATATTCCCTTCACCTACAAAATGCTGATTCCCTACCTGCTGCTCGTGCTGTTAACGGACGTGATCATCGGCTACGTGTCGTACGCGATGCTGACCGAATCCCGGACGGAGATGGCCGAGACGAACATCCGCACCGGAATGGAGCAGGCCCGGAACAACATTCGCTATCAGATGGACGAGATCCAGCGGATGTCGGATACCTTGTTTGGCAATCTCGCCTTTCAACGGGCGCTGCAGACCAAAGGGGAGCCGTACGACATTTATCTGGTCATGCTGGATGAGATCGTTCCGCAAATTACGGCGCCGCTCAAGCTGTTTGGCAACCATATTCGGCTGATGCTGTATACGCTGAACAGCGATCTGTATATCGTCTCGGGCGATAACTTGGAGGAGCCGATTCACCGCAGTGACTATTACATCCTGCCGTTTGAGGACATTCAGGACAGTGCCTGGTATCAAGAGTTTAAAGATTCCGAACGGGACAATATCTGGCTGCAGATTGACACCGATCAGCGGCTGGGGAACATCTCCCATATCCGCCGCCTGGTGTCCTATAGCGGGAACATGACCGTGATCGGATACGTCCGCATCACCGCTTCCTTAGACGATTTGTTTGGCGACTTCTCCACATTCCCTGTCGAGCAGGGGATTACGGTACGCCTGATTGACGCAGCGTCGGATGGTGCCTTGCTCTACCAGCGGGGCAACGCGGAAATGGGGGCTCAGCCGAGTAAATATCTGAGCCTGCATGAATCGATCCCGGGCTCCGATTTTGTAATTGAGGCGCTGGTTCCGAAAGATTACTTAACCAAGGATGCGGGCAGGCTGCAGCGCGTGATTTTTACGGTGTGCGGCATCAGCTTTATCGGTATGGCCTTCATTGGGTATATCGTGGCCCGGCTGTCCGGACGGAAAATGAAACGAATCGTGTGGCTCGTCCGTTCCTTTCAGGAAGGGAACTTTCAGAAGCGGATTCGCTTCTCGGGCAACGATGAGTTTGTACATATCGCCGATGCGTTTAACGTTATGGCTGCCAATATTCAGGGGCTGATCAACAGCGTGTATGTGCAAGGCATCCAGAAGAAGCAAGCGGAGCTGGAGGCGCTGCAGGCGCAGATTAACCCGCATTTTCTGTACAATACCCTGTCGACGATCAGCAGTTTAGCCAATCTCGGCGAGACAGCCAAGGTCACCGAAATGGTTCAGGGCTTGTCACGGTTTTACCGGTTGACGCTGAATCAAGGGAACGTATTTACGCCGCTGGAAAATGAATTGATGCAGGTGGAGACGTATCTGGATATTCAACGGGTTAAATACGCCGGGGCTTTCTCTGTCCACTTCGACGTGGATCCCGAACTGCTGCAGGTACAGGTGATGAAGCTGATCCTGCAGCCGTTTGTGGAGAATACGTTTAAGCATGCCTGGTTTGGCGAATCGATTGCGATCGTCATTAAAGGGAAGCGGCAGGGCGATAACTTGGAGCTGAAAGTGATCGATAACGGCATTGGGATGAGGCCGGAGACGGTGCAGCGCTTGCTGATCGGTCCAAGCCAATCCGGCGGTTACGGGGTGAAGAACGTCGACGAGCGGATCAAGCTCCGCTACGGAGACAAATACGGTATTCGTATCGCCAGCATCTACGGCGGCGGAACGACGGTTCAAATCGTGCTTCCGGTGAACCCTGGGGAGCTTCCGGCTATGGAATAA
- a CDS encoding beta-galactosidase, whose amino-acid sequence MSRSSKPMKFPPISDKLPVFMHGADYNPDQWLHDPQVLAEDIRLMKLAHCNVMSVGIFSWASLEPEEGVYRFEWLDRVLDTFAENGIYAWLATPSGARPAWMSEKYPEVLRVEKNRVRNLHGMRHNHCFTSPVYREKVTQMNTRLAERYSSHPAVVGWHVSNEYGGECHCDYCQDAFRDWLKRKYGTLEALNHAWWTNFWSHTYTSWSQVESPAPHGEMMVHGQNLDWRRFVSDQTIDFYKHEIKPLKQINPDLPCTVNMMDLFYGLDYREFAKAVDVISWDAYPMWHEAESDAGVASWFAFNHDLFRSLKQKPFMLMESTPSLTNWQPVSKLKRPGMHKLSSLQAVAHGSDTVQYFQWRKSRGSSEKFHGAVIDHVGHEHTRVFADVAALGKTLSELTEILGTTVPAEAAILFDWDNRWAINDAQGPRNKGIHYEETVMQQYRALWELGVPTDIIGSFDDFSGYKLLVVPMAYLIREETGAKLEQFVKDGGTLFVTYWSGIVDENDLCHLTGFPGPLRKAVGVWAEEIDGLHDHDRNALILEDGNPLGFSGTYEIHELCEHIHAEGSKVLGVYRDDFYAGKPALTLNELGQGKAYYLAARVSDPAFYEAFYGKLVQDAGVRRALDTDLPAGVTAQLRTDGQHDYVFVQNFSGRAVRVELDRRSYTDAETGLTVSGTIELPVNGIAILKREAVLQSSL is encoded by the coding sequence ATGAGTAGAAGCTCAAAACCGATGAAGTTTCCGCCAATCAGCGACAAACTGCCGGTCTTTATGCACGGTGCCGACTATAACCCTGACCAATGGCTCCATGATCCGCAGGTGCTGGCGGAGGATATCCGGCTGATGAAGCTGGCCCATTGCAATGTGATGTCGGTGGGGATCTTTTCCTGGGCTTCGCTAGAGCCGGAGGAAGGCGTCTACCGGTTTGAATGGCTGGACCGCGTGCTGGACACGTTTGCTGAGAACGGTATCTACGCCTGGTTGGCGACGCCAAGCGGCGCTCGGCCGGCCTGGATGTCAGAGAAGTACCCGGAAGTGCTGCGCGTTGAGAAGAACCGGGTGCGCAACCTCCACGGCATGCGTCATAACCACTGTTTTACGTCCCCAGTCTATCGGGAAAAAGTGACGCAGATGAACACCCGGCTGGCGGAGCGCTATTCCAGTCATCCGGCCGTGGTGGGGTGGCACGTATCCAACGAATACGGCGGGGAATGCCACTGCGACTACTGCCAAGACGCTTTCCGCGACTGGTTGAAACGGAAGTATGGCACGCTCGAAGCGCTCAACCACGCTTGGTGGACGAACTTTTGGAGCCATACGTACACCTCCTGGTCGCAGGTGGAATCCCCGGCACCTCACGGCGAAATGATGGTGCATGGACAGAACCTTGACTGGCGCCGGTTCGTATCCGACCAGACGATCGACTTCTACAAGCATGAGATCAAGCCGCTCAAACAAATCAATCCGGATTTGCCCTGCACAGTAAATATGATGGACCTGTTCTACGGGTTGGATTATCGCGAGTTTGCGAAAGCTGTGGACGTCATTTCCTGGGACGCTTATCCGATGTGGCATGAGGCCGAATCCGATGCGGGGGTTGCTTCCTGGTTTGCATTTAACCACGACTTGTTCCGCTCCTTGAAGCAGAAGCCGTTTATGCTGATGGAGAGCACGCCGTCACTGACGAACTGGCAGCCGGTCAGCAAGCTGAAGCGGCCGGGTATGCACAAGCTGTCCTCGCTGCAAGCAGTGGCCCACGGGTCCGACACAGTCCAATATTTCCAGTGGCGAAAAAGCCGCGGCTCCAGCGAGAAATTCCACGGCGCGGTCATCGACCACGTCGGCCATGAGCACACGCGCGTGTTCGCCGATGTTGCTGCGCTTGGTAAAACACTGTCCGAGTTAACGGAGATCCTCGGTACCACCGTTCCAGCGGAAGCAGCCATCCTGTTTGATTGGGATAACCGCTGGGCGATCAACGACGCCCAAGGGCCACGCAATAAAGGCATCCATTATGAAGAGACCGTCATGCAGCAGTATCGCGCCTTGTGGGAGCTGGGCGTGCCAACGGACATCATCGGCTCGTTTGACGACTTCAGCGGTTACAAACTGCTGGTCGTACCGATGGCATACTTAATCCGGGAAGAAACCGGAGCCAAGCTGGAGCAGTTCGTCAAGGACGGCGGTACCTTGTTCGTCACATATTGGTCAGGCATCGTCGACGAGAACGACCTGTGCCATCTGACCGGCTTCCCGGGACCGCTGCGCAAGGCGGTTGGAGTATGGGCAGAGGAAATCGACGGCCTGCATGACCATGACCGTAACGCGTTGATTCTGGAAGACGGGAATCCGCTAGGCTTCAGCGGGACCTATGAGATTCATGAGCTGTGCGAGCATATCCATGCGGAAGGCTCCAAGGTCCTTGGCGTCTACCGCGACGATTTTTACGCAGGGAAGCCGGCCTTAACGCTAAACGAGCTGGGCCAAGGCAAAGCTTACTATTTGGCCGCCCGCGTCAGCGATCCCGCCTTCTACGAGGCGTTTTACGGCAAGCTCGTTCAAGATGCCGGCGTGCGCCGGGCGCTGGATACCGACCTGCCGGCGGGAGTGACTGCCCAGCTGCGCACGGACGGTCAGCACGATTACGTCTTCGTGCAAAATTTCTCCGGCCGCGCCGTTCGCGTCGAGCTCGACCGCAGGAGCTATACAGACGCCGAAACCGGCTTGACCGTAAGCGGCACAATCGAGCTGCCGGTCAACGGAATCGCGATATTGAAGCGGGAGGCTGTTCTTCAATCATCGTTATAA
- a CDS encoding carbohydrate ABC transporter permease, giving the protein MKPAAPKRKPIDRLLLQMIGYVALTLLAVFCLFPFILVLSSSLTDESKIIEDGFQLIPASFSLEAYGILFKYPQEMLKAYGVTISVTLLGTLFGLFLTSMTAYVLARKDFKWRSHFSFFFFFTTLFSGGLVPWYLLIVNYLDLKDTLLVLILPMLMNVFYIIVMKSFMSSIPEAIIESAKIDGAGDFQIYLQFVIPLSKPALATIGLFIALGYWNDWYNALLFISNSDLMPLQYYLYRLLGNMDGMRKAMMAAGAVVSSDIPTESLKMAMTIVATGPIMIAYPFIQRYFVQGLTIGAVKG; this is encoded by the coding sequence ATGAAGCCGGCAGCTCCCAAACGCAAACCGATCGACCGTCTGCTGCTGCAGATGATCGGATATGTTGCTTTGACTTTGCTGGCGGTGTTTTGTCTTTTTCCTTTCATTTTGGTTCTATCTTCTTCGCTGACGGACGAGAGTAAGATCATCGAGGACGGGTTCCAGCTGATCCCGGCGTCCTTTTCGCTGGAAGCCTACGGTATTCTGTTCAAGTATCCGCAGGAAATGCTGAAGGCGTACGGCGTGACGATTTCCGTCACTTTGCTGGGCACACTGTTTGGATTGTTTTTGACCTCGATGACGGCCTATGTGTTGGCACGCAAAGATTTTAAATGGCGCAGCCACTTCTCTTTCTTCTTCTTCTTTACGACGCTGTTCAGCGGCGGGCTTGTCCCGTGGTACTTGCTGATCGTGAACTACCTGGATCTGAAGGATACGCTGCTTGTGCTGATTCTGCCGATGCTGATGAACGTCTTCTACATCATCGTGATGAAATCGTTTATGAGCAGCATCCCGGAGGCGATTATCGAATCGGCAAAAATCGACGGGGCGGGCGATTTCCAAATTTATTTGCAATTTGTGATCCCGCTGTCGAAGCCGGCGCTGGCCACCATCGGGCTGTTTATCGCCTTGGGTTACTGGAATGACTGGTATAACGCGCTCTTGTTTATCTCCAATTCCGACCTGATGCCGCTGCAGTATTACTTGTACCGCTTGCTCGGCAACATGGACGGCATGCGCAAGGCGATGATGGCGGCAGGAGCCGTCGTCTCCTCGGACATCCCGACGGAGAGCTTAAAGATGGCGATGACCATCGTAGCCACCGGACCGATTATGATCGCCTATCCGTTCATCCAACGTTACTTCGTGCAAGGCTTAACGATTGGCGCTGTCAAAGGGTGA
- a CDS encoding glycerol-3-phosphate acyltransferase: protein MILLLAVAEFLCGALMFSYWLGKAARKDLRQVGDGNPGAFNLWQSAGYRWGLAGILLDFLKGYMPLVFLVESGMLGRDFGMTLVAIAPILGHAFSPFLKFKGGKAIAVTFGVWSALTRFEAALAYAVILAVLLAVFSCYKKGKYASREADGFQVVVGMAMLSIFLLVSGYSLPFWGVWLVNLIVLTYANRQAIRSFLTGKGGKLPRSGDGVTL, encoded by the coding sequence ATGATTCTCTTACTGGCTGTGGCTGAGTTCCTGTGCGGGGCCTTGATGTTTTCCTATTGGCTGGGCAAGGCGGCCCGGAAAGATTTACGACAGGTCGGGGACGGCAATCCCGGAGCGTTTAACCTGTGGCAGTCTGCCGGTTACCGTTGGGGGTTGGCGGGCATTCTGCTCGATTTTTTGAAGGGATATATGCCGCTGGTCTTTCTGGTCGAATCGGGAATGCTGGGACGCGATTTCGGGATGACGCTGGTCGCGATCGCCCCGATCCTTGGGCATGCCTTTTCGCCATTCCTTAAATTTAAGGGAGGCAAGGCGATTGCCGTAACCTTCGGCGTGTGGAGCGCCTTAACCCGATTTGAGGCGGCTTTGGCCTATGCGGTGATTCTCGCCGTGCTGCTTGCGGTATTTTCCTGCTATAAGAAGGGAAAATATGCGTCTAGGGAAGCCGACGGCTTCCAAGTTGTCGTTGGCATGGCGATGCTGTCCATTTTTCTGCTGGTTTCCGGCTATTCACTGCCTTTCTGGGGCGTCTGGCTGGTGAATCTGATCGTGCTGACGTATGCCAATCGGCAGGCGATTCGGAGCTTTCTGACCGGAAAGGGCGGCAAGCTGCCTCGTTCCGGGGATGGTGTCACACTGTAG
- a CDS encoding ABC transporter permease — translation MKRSGFWNDVKKYKVLLLMLTPAVLFFLLFAYVPMAGIVLAFKQYNYTGGVFGSPWNGLDNFRFFFDSGDAWRVTRNTALYNIAFIVVNNAIQIFAAILLFEVAGKWFRKITQTVMFLPYFISWVVVGAIAYNLFNYDYGTINVLLNAIGLEPIDIYNTAAYWPVILVVVSAWKTLGYGTIMYLAAITSIDTEMYEAAEIDGANVFQRIRKITIPNLYPTLIILVLLAIGNIFRGDFGMFYNMVGNNGLLFSSTDVIDTFVFRMLTTSNEIGMSAAAGFYQSILGFATIMLANYAVRKYDKDRALF, via the coding sequence ATGAAGCGAAGCGGATTCTGGAACGACGTGAAGAAGTATAAGGTTCTGCTGCTCATGCTGACGCCGGCCGTCCTGTTCTTCCTGCTGTTCGCCTACGTGCCGATGGCGGGGATCGTCCTGGCTTTCAAACAATACAACTACACAGGCGGGGTGTTCGGAAGCCCCTGGAACGGGCTGGACAACTTCCGGTTTTTCTTCGACTCCGGGGACGCTTGGCGGGTTACCCGCAATACGGCTTTGTATAACATCGCATTTATTGTGGTGAACAACGCGATCCAAATTTTTGCCGCGATCCTGCTGTTCGAGGTGGCCGGGAAATGGTTCCGCAAAATCACGCAAACGGTGATGTTCCTGCCGTATTTTATCTCCTGGGTCGTCGTTGGTGCAATTGCATATAACCTGTTCAACTACGATTATGGTACGATCAACGTGCTTCTGAATGCGATCGGGCTCGAACCGATTGATATTTACAACACGGCCGCCTATTGGCCGGTGATTCTCGTCGTCGTATCGGCGTGGAAGACGCTTGGTTACGGAACGATCATGTACCTGGCTGCGATCACGAGCATTGATACGGAGATGTATGAAGCCGCCGAGATCGATGGGGCGAACGTCTTTCAACGGATACGCAAAATCACGATTCCAAACCTCTATCCGACGCTCATCATTTTGGTGCTGCTGGCGATCGGGAATATTTTCCGCGGGGACTTCGGCATGTTCTATAACATGGTTGGCAACAACGGCTTACTGTTCTCTTCAACGGATGTCATCGACACCTTCGTGTTCCGGATGCTCACGACCTCGAACGAGATTGGGATGTCCGCTGCGGCGGGATTCTATCAATCGATTTTGGGCTTCGCGACGATTATGCTGGCGAACTATGCCGTGCGGAAATACGATAAGGACCGTGCTTTGTTCTAA